In a genomic window of Salmo trutta unplaced genomic scaffold, fSalTru1.1, whole genome shotgun sequence:
- the LOC115184403 gene encoding TOG array regulator of axonemal microtubules protein 1-like gives MAQNHMDILMPKLHDICLAIINEVKNLRSAVSCAAMATLGDMYVHLQRAMDSEVEGTARVLLHKASEANTFIRQGANCALGHMVQSCTPTRVMNALLVGGLSHRNAAVRSCTAQHLERLAEVMGMPRLLSGKKDLTDRFLIAVSKLAVDLAQEVRWDVPPVK, from the exons ATGGCTCAGAACCACATGGACATACTGATGCCTAAACTCCATGATATCTGCCTTGCCATTATAAATGAG GTGAAGAACCTGCGCTCTGCAGTGTCCTGTGCTGCCATGGCCACACTGGGTGACATGTACGTCCACCTCCAGAGGGCCATGGACAGTGAGGTGGAGGGGACGGCACGCGTGCTGCTGCACAAAGCCAGCGAGGCCAACACCTTCATCCGGCAGGGCGCCAACTGTGCCCTGGGTCACATGGTGCAGAGCTGCACCCCTACCCGTGTCATGAATGCCCTGCTGGTCGGTGGGCtgag CCACCGTAACGCTGCGGTGAGGAGCTGCACTGCTCAGCACCTGGAGAGACTGGCTGAGGTCATGGGGATGCCTCGTCTCCTGTCGGGGAAGAAAGACCTCACTGACCGTTTCTTGATTGCCGTCAGTAAACTGGCTGTGGACCTTGCACAGGAAGTCAGGTGGGATGTTCCTCCTGTAAAGTAG